The Niastella koreensis GR20-10 genome includes a window with the following:
- a CDS encoding ABC transporter permease has translation MESQVIYFKDLFSKKLKSELSRPGSVSPFAVMVRKEIGDLVRSWRFIVLLALIVLTFIGSMYVSLANLKTAVTGPMEEGRLLLYLKILTTTDGSLPSFHIFMSFLGAILGIGLGFDAVNAEQQNGTLIRLLAQPVYRDNLLLAKFISPVIVITTLFLSLSLLMIGGGLIITGVFVEWVEVLRILAFVLLTVLYVSFWLSLSILLSVRFKQATTSALTAIGVWLFFTIFYKIMVNMVVKAFLPDPAFLSQGDALYYNDIILNLLRISPGQLYADATTVLLLPSVRSLGPLTMEQMAGAIPTPLSFRESVLIAWPQITGLLAATVLCFALSYYWFMRREIRG, from the coding sequence ATGGAAAGCCAGGTAATTTATTTCAAAGATCTTTTTTCAAAAAAATTAAAAAGTGAGTTGTCCCGTCCTGGCAGCGTTTCACCGTTTGCTGTTATGGTAAGAAAGGAGATAGGTGACCTTGTCAGAAGCTGGCGGTTCATTGTATTATTGGCCTTGATCGTATTGACCTTTATAGGATCGATGTATGTGTCACTGGCCAATCTTAAAACAGCTGTCACAGGGCCCATGGAAGAAGGCCGCCTGTTATTGTATCTGAAAATACTAACTACCACCGATGGATCGCTTCCTTCATTTCATATATTCATGAGTTTTCTGGGCGCCATTTTAGGGATAGGGTTGGGTTTCGATGCAGTAAATGCTGAACAGCAGAATGGAACGCTTATCAGGTTGTTGGCGCAACCTGTTTATCGCGATAACCTGTTGCTGGCGAAGTTTATCAGTCCGGTCATTGTTATCACAACCTTGTTTTTATCATTGAGCCTGCTCATGATAGGAGGGGGGCTTATTATAACCGGGGTGTTTGTCGAATGGGTAGAGGTGCTCCGCATCCTGGCATTTGTGCTGTTAACAGTATTATATGTAAGCTTTTGGTTGAGCTTATCCATTTTATTATCGGTCAGGTTTAAACAGGCAACTACGTCTGCGCTTACGGCTATCGGCGTCTGGCTTTTCTTTACCATCTTTTACAAGATTATGGTAAATATGGTGGTAAAAGCTTTTTTGCCCGATCCGGCCTTTCTGTCGCAGGGGGATGCGCTTTATTACAATGATATCATCCTGAATTTGCTCAGAATTTCGCCGGGTCAGTTATATGCAGATGCAACTACCGTGCTTTTATTACCCTCGGTAAGAAGTCTGGGACCGTTAACTATGGAACAGATGGCAGGGGCCATACCCACACCGTTGTCATTCCGGGAAAGTGTATTGATCGCCTGGCCGCAAATAACCGGTCTGCTCGCCGCAACTGTCTTGTGCTTTGCGCTTTCGTATTATTGGTTTATGCGGCGGGAGATCAGGGGATAA
- a CDS encoding sensor histidine kinase yields MPVASGLFEISILKKMAHDISAELHDHISPSLTAAKLLLDYCLQDINQHSVELKKVSEILNDLIIEVRNLSHSIEKKADRDFELKDTLSSLVENFKTGCGLRIVLKYDMRLELLLKNNQKVHLIRIVQEQLQNISKHAAASKILITLQAGNGQAVLMTRDNGKGFDPEHHRDGLGIANMLQRVNELGGHIHINSRNGEGTYIKIHLPIDENQ; encoded by the coding sequence ATGCCAGTTGCTTCAGGGTTATTTGAAATCTCCATTCTAAAAAAAATGGCGCACGACATTTCAGCTGAGCTTCACGACCATATTAGTCCAAGCCTTACGGCTGCAAAATTGCTTTTAGATTATTGTCTGCAGGATATTAACCAACATTCAGTTGAACTGAAAAAAGTGTCAGAGATATTAAACGATCTCATTATTGAAGTACGTAATTTAAGTCATTCTATTGAAAAAAAAGCTGACAGGGATTTTGAACTGAAGGATACCTTAAGCTCACTGGTTGAAAATTTTAAAACTGGTTGCGGTTTACGAATTGTGCTGAAATATGACATGCGGCTTGAACTATTATTGAAAAACAACCAGAAAGTACATTTGATTCGCATTGTTCAGGAGCAATTGCAGAATATTTCAAAACATGCGGCTGCCAGCAAGATCCTTATTACACTGCAAGCTGGAAATGGCCAAGCAGTACTAATGACGAGGGACAACGGAAAAGGGTTTGATCCGGAACATCATCGTGACGGGCTCGGAATTGCAAACATGCTGCAAAGAGTAAATGAGTTAGGGGGGCACATTCATATCAATTCCAGAAACGGTGAAGGAACTTATATAAAAATACACTTACCTATCGATGAAAACCAATAA
- a CDS encoding ABC transporter ATP-binding protein, which translates to MENPVIELTGLSKLYGSLKAVDNLSLTINRGEIYGLLGPNGAGKTTTILMMLGLTEPSAGTVTVCGYNATSNPVAVKKKVGYMPDNMGFYDGMSALDNLVYMGRLNGIPESSVRRRAMEMMDLVGLGQAINKKAAAYSRGMKQRLGLAEVLIKQPEVIIMDEPTLGIDHAGVSAFLSLIRQLSNQQNITVLLSSHHLNQVQQVCDRVGIFVEGKLLANDHIARLSNHLFARDAHVVTITFDDNISNRDEYHAALMSMEGVTRATISEKAIEVSCTRNATPEFVRYFVAKGLNIMGVHQKEYGLEEIYQRYFENNLTEKESNGKPGNLFQRSFFKKIKK; encoded by the coding sequence ATGGAAAATCCTGTCATTGAATTAACGGGGTTGTCTAAATTGTATGGTTCGCTGAAAGCAGTAGACAACCTCTCATTAACAATAAACAGAGGCGAGATCTATGGCCTGCTTGGGCCAAACGGTGCAGGAAAAACAACCACCATTTTAATGATGCTGGGGCTCACAGAGCCCTCCGCGGGAACCGTTACTGTTTGCGGGTATAATGCAACCAGCAACCCGGTGGCAGTGAAAAAGAAGGTGGGTTACATGCCCGATAATATGGGGTTCTACGACGGTATGAGCGCGCTCGATAACCTCGTGTATATGGGCCGGTTGAATGGCATCCCCGAATCATCGGTGCGCAGGCGCGCCATGGAAATGATGGACCTGGTGGGCCTGGGCCAGGCGATCAATAAAAAAGCCGCTGCTTATTCCCGGGGGATGAAACAGCGATTGGGTTTGGCCGAAGTACTCATCAAACAACCCGAGGTGATCATTATGGATGAACCTACCTTGGGAATAGACCACGCCGGGGTATCGGCCTTTTTATCACTGATCAGGCAACTGAGCAATCAACAGAATATAACGGTGCTGTTGTCCTCACATCACCTTAACCAGGTGCAGCAGGTGTGTGACCGGGTAGGTATTTTTGTGGAAGGAAAGCTGCTGGCAAACGATCATATCGCCCGTTTGTCCAACCACCTGTTCGCCCGTGATGCACATGTGGTCACGATCACTTTTGACGATAATATAAGCAACAGGGATGAATATCACGCCGCATTAATGAGCATGGAAGGGGTGACCCGGGCAACGATAAGCGAAAAGGCAATTGAAGTGTCGTGCACAAGAAATGCCACCCCGGAATTTGTGCGGTATTTTGTTGCAAAAGGCCTCAACATTATGGGGGTACATCAAAAAGAATATGGCCTCGAAGAGATCTATCAACGTTATTTTGAAAATAATTTAACCGAAAAAGAATCTAATGGAAAGCCAGGTAATTTATTTCAAAGATCTTTTTTCAAAAAAATTAAAAAGTGA
- a CDS encoding NEW3 domain-containing protein, translating into MLAQHRLPRRIEGRGPMPLFILFFLVLNFLFLKAATAHSGPGNNSSFTVRLMNLEANAKETFRYNASLHNGQSRAVIYEFQAAAPPGWISSFRVDGMQVTSFRLDSNKTQDISIELTPSATVKPGKYAIPVTAVGDQGKLELNLEAVVKGAYVLELTTPTGLLSGEITEGDRKPVYLTVKNQGSLPLDNVDLSAQTPAKWSVTFEPAKLDRLDAGSTVNVTAYINVPDKTIAGDYVTTLTAGNANASSNTSYRLTVTTSWLAGWVGMLIILGAVGMVYFLIRKYGRR; encoded by the coding sequence ATGTTAGCGCAACATCGTCTGCCCCGGCGAATCGAAGGCCGTGGACCAATGCCCCTTTTTATTCTTTTCTTTTTGGTACTCAATTTTTTATTTTTAAAAGCGGCAACTGCCCATTCCGGGCCCGGTAACAATTCCTCTTTTACCGTCCGGTTAATGAACCTCGAGGCTAATGCAAAAGAAACGTTTCGCTATAATGCATCGCTTCACAATGGTCAAAGCCGTGCTGTTATTTATGAGTTCCAGGCTGCAGCGCCACCAGGCTGGATAAGCAGTTTTCGTGTAGATGGTATGCAGGTGACCTCCTTCCGGCTCGATTCAAACAAAACCCAGGACATTTCCATTGAACTAACGCCATCAGCTACCGTGAAGCCTGGTAAGTATGCGATTCCTGTTACCGCTGTTGGCGACCAGGGCAAGCTCGAGTTAAACCTTGAAGCGGTAGTAAAAGGTGCTTATGTACTGGAATTAACCACGCCAACCGGGTTGTTGAGCGGCGAAATAACGGAAGGTGACCGTAAGCCGGTTTATCTAACTGTAAAAAATCAGGGCAGTTTGCCACTTGATAATGTAGATTTGTCTGCACAGACGCCTGCAAAATGGAGTGTGACTTTTGAACCGGCGAAGCTCGACAGGCTTGATGCCGGAAGTACTGTCAATGTAACTGCTTACATAAATGTTCCTGATAAAACCATTGCGGGCGACTATGTAACTACATTAACCGCAGGCAATGCCAACGCCTCATCCAACACCTCTTACCGGTTAACCGTAACTACCAGCTGGCTGGCCGGCTGGGTGGGAATGTTGATCATCCTGGGCGCCGTTGGTATGGTGTATTTCCTCATTCGAAAATATGGTAGAAGATAA
- a CDS encoding sensor histidine kinase, with product MVINQSKLDNGLKLTIYRIIQEQISNILKHANARRIDLSIKQHRKKLTLMIMDNGKGFDPAAKHKGIGLTNIINRAEVFNGKVKIQSAPGEGCLLQVTFDK from the coding sequence ATGGTGATTAACCAGTCGAAGCTTGATAACGGTCTGAAGCTTACCATCTACCGCATTATACAGGAGCAAATAAGCAATATCCTAAAACATGCCAACGCCCGCCGCATTGACCTTAGCATAAAACAGCATAGAAAAAAACTTACCCTTATGATCATGGATAATGGTAAAGGGTTCGATCCTGCCGCCAAACATAAAGGCATTGGGTTAACCAACATTATAAACCGCGCCGAAGTATTCAATGGAAAGGTAAAGATCCAATCAGCTCCTGGTGAGGGCTGTTTGTTGCAGGTAACATTTGATAAATAG